One segment of Triticum aestivum cultivar Chinese Spring chromosome 2A, IWGSC CS RefSeq v2.1, whole genome shotgun sequence DNA contains the following:
- the LOC123184669 gene encoding galactinol synthase 2 — translation MAPMLKGIVDAAPKRAAYVTFLAGSGDYWKGVVGLAKGLRAVNSAYPLVVAVLPDVPEDHRRKLVDQGCLVREIEPVYPPESQTQFAMAYYVINYSKLRIWEFVEYERMVYLDADIQVFDNIDHLFDLDKGSFYAIMDCFCEKTWSHTLQYRIGYCQQCPDRVAWPERELSVPPPPLYFNAGMFVHEPSLATAKALLDRLVVTNPTPFAEQDFLNMFFRDVYKPIPPVYNLVLAMLWRHPENVELDKVKVVHYCAAGSKPWRYTGEEANMDREDIKMLVKKWWDIYNDESLDYKAGDEGTNLLRGALVEAGAVKYFPAPSAA, via the exons ATGGCTCCCATGCTCAAGGGCATCGTGGATGCCGCGCCCAAGAGGGCGGCGTACGTGACCTTCCTCGCCGGCTCCGGCGACTACTGGAAGGGCGTGGTGGGCCTGGCCAAGGGCCTCCGCGCCGTCAACTCCGCCTACCCGCTCGTGGTGGCCGTGCTCCCCGACGTCCCCGAGGATCACCGCCGCAAGCTGGTCGACCAGGGATGCCTCGTCCGCGAGATCGAGCCGGTGTACCCGCCCGAGAGCCAGACCCAGTTCGCCATGGCCTACTACGTCATCAACTACTCCAAGCTCCGTATCTGGGAG TTCGTGGAATACGAGAGGATGGTGTACCTGGACGCGGACATCCAGGTGTTCGACAACATCGACCACCTCTTCGACCTCGACAAGGGCAGCTTCTACGCAATCATGGACTGCTTCTGCGAGAAGACGTGGAGCCACACCCTGCAGTACAGGATCGGCTACTGCCAGCAGTGCCCGGACCGGGTGGCGTGGCCGGAGCGTGAGCTCAGCGTGCCCCCGCCGCCGCTCTACTTCAACGCCGGCATGTTCGTGCACGAGCCCAGCCTCGCCACCGCCAAGGCCCTCCTCGACAGGCTCGTCGTCACCAACCCCACCCCGTTCGCCGAGCAGGACTTTCTCAACATGTTCTTCAGGGACGTGTACAAGCCCATCCCGCCGGTGTACAACCTGGTGCTGGCCATGCTCTGGAGGCACCCGGAGAACGTCGAGCTCGACAAGGTCAAGGTCGTGCACTACTGCGCAGCG GGTTCGAAGCCGTGGAGGTACACCGGCGAGGAGGCCAACATGGACAGGGAGGACATCAAGATGCTCGTGAAGAAATGGTGGGACATCTACAACGACGAGAGCCTGGACTACAAGGCCGGCGATGAGGGCACCAACCTGCTACGTGGAGCTCTGGTTGAGGCCGGTGCCGTGAAGTACTTCCCGGCGCCCTCGGCCGCGTAG